Proteins encoded in a region of the Enoplosus armatus isolate fEnoArm2 chromosome 16, fEnoArm2.hap1, whole genome shotgun sequence genome:
- the rps27.1 gene encoding 40S ribosomal protein S27.1 translates to MPLAKDLLHPSPEEEKRRHKKKRLVQSPNSYFMDVKCPGCYKITTVFSHAQTVVLCVGCSTVLCQPTGGKARLTEGCSFRRKQH, encoded by the exons ATGCCA ctcGCAAAAGACTTGTTGCACCCATCccctgaggaggagaagaggaggcacAAGAAGAAGCGTCTTGTTCAGAGTCCCAACTCTTACTTTATGGATGTGAAATGTCCAG GATGCTACAAGATCACGACAGTGTTCAGCCATGCTCAGACAGTCGTGCTGTGTGTGGGCTGTTCAACAGTCCTGTGTCAGCCCACTGGAGGCAAAGCCCGTCTCACAGAGG GGTGCTCATTCAGGAGGAAGCAGCACTAG
- the lrrc71 gene encoding leucine-rich repeat-containing protein 71, with amino-acid sequence MSRERKRQKERTDKANAEDEASKNTGQTPNDKLAAQSFDEYQCSGNVEIDFLGLCALLDMKDIPVVSTKQQATSTTETEGGHTEDSQSQVNTAPFWSKPCLQVDLETDDPLSAKNLKVSGWKVDEQIARVLQKMLLSLSKLQSLQFWQAGLTDRMVISLMNTISLCSNLSAVTLEDNPLPEQSYHLLLSGDSALTHLSLRNNRIGDEDARLIGSALSTTRSANKNLMSLNLAFNSIGDAGATHIAQGLRLNRALLFLSLSNNQIGDSGAAHLAAILGEFALTHEEVVERRKLLLERQQPPSFRVYSDQSSVDQLPSVPSSKGENKGTSKKKEASKKDEKPAANKENPKSNKKSTDLKVPQSKGGKPGSKEKQLSAQEDKSSSALSEVEAVEIVNRLLDQSVQHRDGELIMPGNTTLTSLNLAGNRITEKLLPLFLTLLEKQGEGGSLLRLCLQRNCFPPECECYVKIKELMTRRDPLEKNSSEQTEEEG; translated from the exons ATGtctagagaaagaaagagacaaaaagagagaacagacaAGGCAAATGCTGAAGATGAAGCCTCGAAAAATACAG GACAGACTCCAAATGACAAACTGGCTGCTCAGTCCTTTG ATGAATATCAGTGCTCAGGCAATGTAGAGATTGACTTCCTTGGGCTCTGTGCTCTTCTGGACATGAAAGATATCCCAGTCGTCAGCACCAAGCAACAAGCcacttccaccactgaaacTGAAGGAGGGCACACAG AGGACAGCCAGTCACAGGTAAATACAGCACCTTTCTGGTCTAAGCCATGCCTCCAGGTGGACCTGGAGACTGATGACCCCCTCAGCGCCAAGAACCTGAAGGTTtctg GGTGGAAGGTAGATGAGCAGATTGCCAGAGTGCTACAGAAGATGCTTCTCTCTTTGAGCAAGCTACAGAGCCTTCA GTTCTGGCAGGCGGGACTGACAGATCGAATGGTAATCTCCCTCATGAACACAATATCGCTGTGCTCTAACCTCAG TGCTGTGACATTGGAGGACAACCCTCTTCCAGAGCAGAGCTACCACCTTCTTCTCTCTGGAGACAGCGC CCTCACTCACTTGTCCCTGCGAAATAACCGGATAGGAGACGAGGACGCTCGTCTAATCGGGTCTGCTCTCTCAACGACCAGATCTGCCAACAAGAACCTCATGTCACTCAACCTGGCATTCAATTCTATTGGTGATGCTGGTGCTACACATATCGCACAG ggCCTGCGGTTGAATCGAGCgttgctctttctctcactgtccaACAACCAGATTGGAGACTCAGGAGCTGCTCATCTGGCTGCG ATACTTGGTGAGTTTGCTCTAACTCATGAAGAAgttgtggagaggaggaagctgcTTCTGGAAAGACAGCAGCCT CCATCATTCAGGGTTTATTCTGACCAATCGTCTGTTGACCAACTTCCATCAGTGCCCAGCAGCAAAGGGGAGAACAAAGGCACCTCCAAAAAAAAG GAAGCATCTAAAAAAGACGAGAAACCAGCTGCCAACAAGGAGAACCCAAAGTCTAACAAGAAAT CTACTGATCTAAAGGTGCCTCAAAGTAAAGGTGGCAAGCCGGGCAGCAAAGAGAAGCAACTATCTGCGCAGGAG GATAAATCAAGTTCTGCCTTGAGTGAG gtagaGGCGGTGGAGATAGTGAACCGCCTGCTGGACCAGTCGGTGCAGCACAGGGACGGTGAGCTTATTATGCCCGGAAACACGACTCTCACCTCCCTCAACCTGGCAG gaaaCAGAATCACGGAGAAGTTGCTGCCTCTTTTCCTGACATTACTAGAGAAGCAGGGCGAGGGAGGAAGCCTGCTGcgtctctgtctgcag AGAAACTGTTTCCCACCAGAGTGTGAGTGCTATGTGAAGATAAAGGAACTGATGACACGGAGAGATCCACTTGAAAAAAACAGCTCTGagcagacagaagaggagggatAG